A single window of Sneathiella limimaris DNA harbors:
- a CDS encoding ABC-F family ATP-binding cassette domain-containing protein, with protein MLQINDLTYRVAGRTLLDGATVHIPAGHRVGLIGRNGTGKSTLLKLITGELHADGGSIKIRNGARIGVLPQEAPSGPESLLEAVLAADVERNSLMAEAETATDPMRIAEIHTRLADIDAYTAESRAAKILAGLGFDHEAQQRPCSSFSGGWRTRVGLAGTLFSNPDLLLLDEPSNYLDLEATLWLENFLKNYPQTLIIVSHDRDLLNNVVGTIVHLEQHNLTRYTGNYDFFEKTRSEQLALNAAMAKKQEAQRKHLQSFVDRFRAKASKARQAQSRVKMLEKLTPIASVMEEYTVNFDFPSPEPLSSPIITMDKCATGYDPTKMILNRLDLRIDMEDRIALLGPNGNGKSTFAKLIAGKLKAEAGEFRKSGKLKIGFFAQHQLDEMRPKETAYQHLAAKMGKVGESVIRSRLGQFGFSKDKSDVAVEQLSGGEKARLTFCLLSVEAPHLLILDEPTNHLDVDAREALVQGLNAFEGAVLLISHDPHLVSLVADELWLVSDGTVSRYLGDIEDYKKEVLEKARSGGSGNKPEAMAAEAEPAILPEDSKLTGKEARKNRAENRAQLAPLRKEIGKLEKQIQKLESDRKVLEDALADPTTYEKGADYQAKLSAKMGEINSRLEKVETSWMEKQEELEALEQA; from the coding sequence ATGTTACAGATTAACGATCTCACATACCGCGTGGCGGGCAGAACTTTGCTGGATGGGGCGACAGTCCATATCCCGGCGGGGCATCGAGTTGGCCTGATCGGTCGAAACGGGACAGGTAAATCCACCCTTCTTAAACTGATCACCGGTGAGTTACACGCCGATGGTGGCTCTATCAAGATCCGAAACGGCGCCCGTATCGGTGTCCTCCCGCAGGAAGCGCCGTCCGGTCCTGAAAGCCTACTGGAAGCCGTCTTGGCCGCAGATGTGGAGCGAAACTCGTTAATGGCGGAAGCTGAGACAGCGACTGATCCCATGCGCATTGCTGAGATCCATACCCGTCTTGCAGATATCGATGCCTACACGGCGGAAAGCCGCGCTGCCAAGATCCTGGCGGGTCTCGGGTTTGATCATGAAGCCCAGCAACGCCCCTGTTCCTCTTTTTCAGGTGGCTGGCGAACGCGTGTGGGACTTGCCGGGACCCTGTTTTCCAATCCCGATCTTCTCCTGCTCGACGAGCCGAGCAACTATCTGGATCTGGAAGCGACGCTCTGGCTGGAAAACTTTCTGAAAAATTACCCACAAACCCTGATCATCGTCAGTCATGATCGGGATTTGCTGAATAATGTAGTAGGCACAATTGTTCATTTGGAGCAGCATAACCTGACCCGATATACGGGCAACTATGACTTCTTTGAAAAAACCCGGTCAGAGCAATTGGCCCTCAATGCGGCCATGGCCAAAAAACAAGAAGCCCAGCGCAAACATTTACAATCCTTTGTCGATCGCTTCCGGGCAAAAGCATCCAAAGCACGGCAAGCGCAGAGCCGGGTTAAAATGCTGGAAAAGCTGACCCCTATTGCCTCCGTTATGGAAGAATATACGGTCAATTTTGACTTTCCATCTCCCGAGCCGCTGTCCTCGCCGATTATTACCATGGACAAATGCGCCACAGGATATGATCCCACCAAGATGATCCTGAATAGGTTGGATTTGCGTATTGATATGGAAGACCGGATTGCCCTGCTCGGCCCCAACGGAAACGGTAAATCCACATTTGCCAAATTGATCGCAGGTAAGCTGAAAGCAGAAGCTGGTGAGTTTCGAAAATCCGGTAAACTCAAAATTGGTTTTTTTGCTCAGCATCAACTGGACGAGATGCGGCCAAAAGAAACAGCCTATCAGCATCTAGCCGCAAAAATGGGCAAAGTGGGCGAGTCTGTTATTCGCTCCCGCCTCGGTCAATTTGGGTTCTCAAAAGACAAGTCAGATGTTGCAGTTGAGCAGCTTTCGGGCGGCGAGAAAGCCAGACTTACCTTCTGCCTTCTATCTGTCGAGGCCCCGCACCTTCTGATTTTGGATGAGCCAACAAACCATCTGGATGTGGATGCCCGTGAAGCTCTGGTTCAAGGCTTAAATGCATTTGAGGGCGCTGTCCTACTCATCAGCCATGACCCCCACTTGGTTAGTCTGGTAGCCGATGAACTCTGGCTCGTCAGCGATGGAACGGTGAGCCGATACTTGGGTGATATCGAGGATTACAAGAAAGAAGTCCTTGAAAAAGCGAGAAGTGGTGGCTCTGGCAATAAGCCTGAGGCCATGGCGGCAGAAGCTGAACCGGCAATCCTCCCAGAAGACTCCAAGCTCACCGGCAAGGAAGCTCGGAAAAACCGAGCAGAAAACCGGGCACAGCTTGCTCCTCTTCGTAAGGAAATTGGAAAACTGGAGAAACAGATCCAGAAACTGGAGAGTGACCGAAAGGTTCTGGAGGACGCACTCGCCGATCCGACAACCTATGAAAAGGGTGCGGATTATCAAGCGAAGCTGTCAGCCAAAATGGGCGAAATCAATAGTCGTCTGGAAAAAGTCGAAACATCCTGGATGGAAAAACAGGAAGAACTGGAAGCCCTTGAGCAAGCCTGA
- the ndk gene encoding nucleoside-diphosphate kinase, producing MAIQRTFSIIKPDATRRNLTGKINAKLEEAGLRIVAQKRIQMTTANAEAFYAVHKERPFFGELVEFMTSGPVVVQVLEGEDAVAKNREVMGATNPADAAEGTIRKEFAESIEANSVHGSDSPENAAIEISQFFSQFEIVG from the coding sequence ATGGCTATTCAACGCACTTTTTCAATTATTAAACCAGATGCAACTCGTCGCAACCTGACTGGCAAAATCAATGCAAAACTGGAAGAAGCTGGTCTTCGCATCGTTGCCCAGAAACGGATCCAGATGACTACTGCAAACGCAGAAGCATTCTATGCTGTTCACAAAGAGCGTCCTTTCTTCGGTGAACTGGTTGAGTTCATGACATCTGGTCCTGTTGTTGTTCAGGTTCTGGAAGGTGAAGATGCAGTGGCGAAAAACCGCGAAGTCATGGGTGCAACAAATCCTGCTGACGCTGCTGAAGGCACAATCCGTAAAGAGTTCGCAGAAAGCATCGAAGCTAACTCTGTTCACGGTTCTGACAGCCCAGAAAATGCTGCAATTGAAATTTCTCAGTTCTTCTCACAGTTTGAAATTGTTGGCTAA
- a CDS encoding PLP-dependent aminotransferase family protein — MSWNTKFSEDARAIEASEIRELLKLLADPTVLSFAGGIPDPELFPTADVTRIRNDIEGNQQISREAMQYSATEGYLPLREWIADRHNTDNLELDFGNILVTCGAQQSLTLLAAALMDPDAPIAVADPTYLGALQVFMTRRPNFIPVATDPDGVVTSELEKAFQAGAKIFYTIPDFQNPGGMTLPLERRQEIIELAHKYDVAIIEDTAYRTLYYDAPPPASLLEVEGEFLGKGKWQNEGLVIQIGTASKTLVPALRVGWTIAPKALLDKLVILKQANDLQTSCMNQILAYRLFSSILDDHVLTLRQVYGERKDAMVKALRQYLPNNVSFTEPEGGMFVWLRLPEGLDARKLLEVALAEDKIAYVPGAAFHAKGGGDNTLRLSFSTCSPEDIDRGMKKLSDLIAREARRQVA; from the coding sequence ATGAGTTGGAATACTAAATTTTCAGAAGACGCTCGTGCGATCGAGGCGTCTGAAATTCGTGAATTGTTGAAATTGCTGGCGGATCCGACAGTCCTGTCATTTGCAGGTGGTATCCCGGATCCAGAACTGTTCCCAACAGCCGATGTGACGCGTATTCGCAACGACATAGAAGGGAACCAGCAGATTTCCCGTGAAGCTATGCAATATTCAGCGACAGAAGGCTATCTGCCACTTCGTGAATGGATTGCTGATCGTCATAACACAGATAACCTTGAGCTGGATTTTGGTAATATTCTGGTAACTTGCGGTGCGCAGCAGTCACTAACCCTATTGGCCGCGGCGCTGATGGATCCAGATGCGCCGATTGCGGTGGCTGATCCAACTTATCTGGGGGCTTTGCAGGTCTTTATGACCCGGCGACCGAACTTCATTCCTGTCGCAACAGACCCCGATGGTGTTGTCACGTCTGAGCTTGAAAAAGCCTTTCAGGCGGGCGCCAAGATTTTCTACACCATTCCGGATTTCCAAAATCCAGGTGGGATGACCCTTCCATTGGAGCGCCGCCAGGAAATCATTGAGCTTGCCCATAAATATGATGTCGCCATCATTGAGGATACAGCCTATCGGACCCTTTATTATGATGCACCGCCACCAGCGTCTCTCTTGGAGGTCGAAGGTGAGTTTCTGGGTAAAGGGAAATGGCAAAATGAAGGTCTGGTAATCCAAATCGGAACAGCTTCCAAGACATTGGTACCTGCACTTCGTGTCGGCTGGACAATCGCACCAAAAGCTTTGCTGGATAAACTTGTGATCTTGAAGCAGGCCAATGACCTACAGACATCCTGTATGAACCAAATCCTGGCCTATCGTCTGTTCTCAAGCATTCTGGATGATCATGTCCTAACGCTTCGCCAGGTATATGGAGAGCGCAAAGACGCCATGGTCAAGGCCCTGCGTCAGTATCTGCCGAACAATGTTAGCTTCACCGAGCCAGAAGGTGGGATGTTTGTCTGGCTTCGTCTGCCGGAAGGGTTGGATGCCCGCAAACTTCTTGAAGTGGCTTTAGCGGAAGATAAGATTGCTTATGTTCCAGGTGCAGCTTTTCACGCCAAAGGGGGCGGGGACAACACACTTCGCCTGTCCTTCTCGACTTGCTCGCCAGAAGATATCGATCGCGGTATGAAAAAACTATCTGATCTGATTGCACGGGAAGCCAGACGTCAGGTTGCCTGA
- a CDS encoding bactofilin family protein, whose protein sequence is MFSGNSDKKIRAADESMPSILAKGLVITGNLECDGELQVDGIVVGNIRADRLTLGETSHVTGDIDVNVLHIHGKVDGNITAVEVIIADTGRVKGDVTNSSLKIESGAIVDGHCQHSDNPRGGAETVALFNKEDAATSD, encoded by the coding sequence ATGTTTTCCGGTAATAGTGACAAGAAAATCCGCGCTGCGGATGAGAGTATGCCGTCAATCCTCGCCAAGGGATTGGTTATCACTGGAAACCTGGAATGCGACGGGGAACTTCAGGTAGATGGTATTGTGGTTGGAAACATCCGTGCTGACCGCCTGACACTGGGAGAAACATCTCACGTTACCGGCGACATTGATGTAAATGTATTGCATATCCATGGCAAGGTTGATGGCAATATCACAGCCGTCGAAGTAATCATCGCTGACACTGGACGGGTTAAAGGCGACGTCACCAATTCATCCCTGAAAATAGAGTCAGGTGCTATTGTTGATGGACATTGCCAGCACAGCGACAATCCCAGAGGCGGCGCTGAAACAGTAGCTCTCTTCAACAAGGAAGACGCTGCAACGTCAGACTAG
- a CDS encoding M23 family metallopeptidase, with the protein MKLNGLLNSVFRQRQIIVSTEGQPHYYNFPKKLQITFAVGGFVMVAGIASLGAYTVYQHNQIAHQEQQLTLLQDKVRTVSSSLLHSKSNLALTKDELDRQYARLEGILSQRESLKTTLQAATQDLRKTARDLNNRDEYARDLENRIEMLTSRLERTNKRSEELSLKITQINKELYQTAEERDLQVEAKRMAQKRLSSLNRELEMFQSTKDEIYKELQTTKRRLTTFEQNTEEKEQLITSLQDEVKSLRTRIATISKENKNLIARVHEQAEQGIVALKQTITLTGLDPDEVLAADAVEGIGGPFHALSNRQELLDIEQKYYQDAQKMEISLMKWTTLNSLMKNIPLARPVDVGYVSSSFGKRRDPITKRTAFHSGVDIAGPRNSAILATAPGKVVFAGHSGAYGRMVEIDHGQGFTTKFGHLKKIHVKKGDMVDFRTKVGTMGSTGRSTGRHVHYEIIYNGKHQNPAKFFKAGNYAFKTSSVLEEETTQ; encoded by the coding sequence ATGAAACTGAACGGGTTGTTGAATAGCGTTTTCAGACAACGCCAGATCATCGTCAGCACCGAAGGCCAGCCACATTACTACAACTTCCCTAAAAAGCTGCAGATTACCTTTGCAGTTGGTGGGTTTGTTATGGTGGCGGGTATCGCCTCCCTTGGCGCCTATACAGTCTATCAGCATAATCAGATTGCCCATCAGGAACAGCAACTGACGCTTTTGCAGGACAAAGTTAGGACTGTCTCTTCCAGCCTGCTTCACTCCAAATCCAATCTTGCACTCACCAAGGATGAGCTTGATCGCCAATATGCGCGTCTTGAAGGCATTCTATCCCAACGGGAATCCCTGAAAACGACGTTACAGGCAGCAACACAGGATTTGCGAAAAACAGCGCGCGATCTGAATAACCGGGATGAATATGCGCGAGATCTGGAAAACCGGATTGAAATGCTCACCAGCCGTTTGGAGCGGACGAACAAACGCAGCGAAGAGCTATCCTTAAAGATTACGCAGATCAACAAAGAGCTATATCAAACCGCAGAAGAGCGGGATCTGCAGGTTGAAGCGAAACGCATGGCCCAGAAGCGCCTGTCTTCGCTCAACCGGGAACTGGAAATGTTCCAGTCCACCAAGGATGAGATTTACAAGGAACTTCAAACCACCAAGCGTCGCCTTACGACCTTTGAGCAGAATACCGAGGAAAAAGAGCAGCTGATCACATCCTTACAGGATGAGGTTAAAAGCTTGCGCACCCGGATCGCCACTATTTCCAAGGAAAACAAAAACCTGATCGCCCGTGTTCATGAACAGGCTGAACAAGGTATTGTTGCCCTTAAGCAGACGATCACCTTGACGGGCCTTGATCCGGATGAGGTACTTGCCGCAGACGCGGTTGAAGGGATTGGCGGACCGTTCCATGCCCTCTCCAATCGCCAGGAGCTGTTGGATATTGAGCAAAAATATTATCAGGATGCCCAGAAGATGGAAATCAGCCTGATGAAATGGACCACGCTCAATTCCCTGATGAAAAATATCCCCCTCGCCCGTCCTGTGGATGTTGGGTATGTCTCTTCAAGCTTTGGCAAACGCCGCGATCCAATTACCAAGCGAACAGCTTTCCATTCTGGTGTTGATATCGCGGGCCCTCGCAATTCAGCTATTCTGGCAACAGCGCCGGGCAAGGTTGTTTTTGCAGGTCATAGCGGCGCCTATGGACGTATGGTCGAAATTGATCATGGCCAGGGGTTCACGACAAAGTTCGGTCATCTGAAGAAGATCCATGTGAAAAAAGGAGACATGGTTGATTTTCGGACCAAGGTTGGAACCATGGGATCCACCGGACGCAGCACCGGACGCCATGTCCATTACGAGATTATCTATAACGGCAAGCACCAGAACCCAGCCAAATTCTTCAAGGCGGGGAACTATGCCTTCAAAACCAGTAGCGTGTTAGAGGAAGAAACCACTCAATAA
- a CDS encoding ferritin-like domain-containing protein yields MKTLSDLALEVLSTADGDQKAEISRQNALLWQKDPDMPIGKVNPPDRPARPTKPELRAPTEMPRRRGGSDKARATLLHAVLHIELNAIDLAWDMVARFTAHDLPREFYDDWVQVGEEEGKHFQLLQTRLRELGYSYGDFAAHDGLWEAAFETRNELLARLAVVPMVLEARGLDVTPGMIARFAKMGDQASVDILKVILNDEIGHVASGNRWFHFICGREGKSPRETWQLLVRKNFRGLLKPPFNEDARTQADLTPDYYLPLTEAAEG; encoded by the coding sequence ATGAAAACTCTGAGCGATCTGGCCCTCGAAGTCTTGAGCACGGCCGACGGTGATCAAAAAGCTGAGATCAGTCGGCAAAATGCACTGCTTTGGCAAAAGGATCCCGACATGCCAATTGGCAAGGTGAACCCGCCAGATCGCCCAGCCCGCCCCACCAAGCCCGAATTGCGCGCGCCAACGGAAATGCCACGGCGACGCGGTGGCTCCGACAAAGCGCGTGCCACTCTTCTGCACGCAGTCCTGCATATTGAGCTCAATGCAATCGATTTGGCCTGGGATATGGTTGCCCGGTTCACAGCCCATGACCTGCCCCGGGAATTTTATGACGACTGGGTTCAGGTAGGCGAAGAAGAAGGTAAACACTTTCAGCTTCTGCAAACTCGCCTTCGGGAGCTGGGTTATTCCTACGGGGATTTCGCAGCTCATGATGGTCTTTGGGAAGCCGCATTTGAGACCCGCAATGAACTGCTGGCGCGACTTGCTGTTGTGCCTATGGTTTTAGAAGCCCGGGGCCTGGATGTAACCCCAGGCATGATCGCGCGATTCGCCAAAATGGGGGATCAGGCCAGCGTTGATATCCTGAAAGTTATCCTGAACGATGAGATCGGCCATGTTGCCTCCGGCAACCGCTGGTTCCATTTCATCTGCGGCAGAGAGGGAAAAAGCCCCCGTGAGACCTGGCAATTACTGGTTCGAAAAAACTTCAGAGGCCTTTTAAAACCCCCATTTAATGAAGATGCCCGAACCCAAGCCGATTTAACTCCAGACTATTATCTCCCTCTTACCGAAGCCGCTGAGGGTTGA
- the bcp gene encoding thioredoxin-dependent thiol peroxidase — protein MTEEGKAVPAFEMPTDTDGTISNESLKGSPYVIYFYPKDDTPGCTNEAKDFTAMKSEFDALGVKIIGVSKDTIAKHEKFRAKHELAVTLGSDEEGGVCEAFGVWVEKNMYGRKYMGIERATFLVDGDGTVQKIWRKVKVKGHADAVLEAAKAL, from the coding sequence ATGACAGAAGAAGGAAAAGCCGTACCCGCATTTGAAATGCCGACAGATACGGACGGAACAATCAGCAATGAAAGTCTGAAGGGTAGTCCATATGTGATCTATTTCTATCCGAAAGATGACACACCTGGCTGTACCAATGAAGCCAAAGATTTTACGGCTATGAAAAGTGAGTTTGACGCCCTCGGCGTTAAAATCATTGGTGTTTCCAAAGACACCATCGCCAAGCATGAAAAATTCCGTGCCAAGCACGAATTGGCCGTAACCCTTGGTAGCGATGAAGAAGGCGGCGTTTGCGAGGCCTTCGGTGTTTGGGTTGAAAAGAATATGTATGGCCGCAAATACATGGGTATTGAGCGTGCAACATTCCTTGTTGATGGCGATGGAACCGTCCAGAAGATCTGGCGCAAAGTCAAAGTCAAAGGCCATGCCGATGCCGTTTTGGAGGCGGCAAAAGCGTTATAA
- a CDS encoding bifunctional [glutamine synthetase] adenylyltransferase/[glutamine synthetase]-adenylyl-L-tyrosine phosphorylase, whose product MSADKNFAFFSEIVSLPNAAHEEQLSLGLENWAEKAASDPELDMFAQQLGKSVEGSALLAALFGNSPFLSQCLIKEANFFKLLITEGSEAAYTAIFERIDAEASADVDEVTIMSVLRSAKRQIALLTAICDIGGAWPLPQITKTLSDFASEAVNRCVGHLLFKAHEKGELSLPFPEEPTRDCGLIILGMGKLGAYELNYSSDIDLIVLFDRDKVNYTGRKFMEDFFLRLTKSMIRMMQERTKDGYVFRTDLRLRPDPGATPLALPLAAAHTYYESQGQNWERAAMIKARPIAGDLMAGKEFIEFLRPFVWRKFLDFAAIADIQAIKSQIHTHKGFGEICLDGHNIKIGRGGIREIEFFCQTQQLIEGGRDLDLRTAGTQATLDALVDTGKTQPEVRDDLQKAYVFLRTLEHRLQMINDEQTQLLPSEPDELNALGIFMGYSDPAEFRSELEQTLNTVKGHYDRLFQFEKNEERTVGRLVFTGSENDPETLNSLAELGYQDTESICQLVREWHHGRYRATRTVRAQQLLTALMPTILEELSRTANPDAAFTRFDSFLRKLPAGVQLFSLFTAHPSLLKLVAKIMGMAPELADRLAGNPLLLDGVLSSDFMGPIPSREELEEELDQLLATARDFQDVLDISRRWLNDLKFQVGVQILDNIDHGNPLGPTTNAGNGLTLIAEVVMSRLLPKVEKELSDKHGSVPGGRFAVIAAGKLGSQEMTPRSDADLIFVYDLEQEDVETTGAKPISPGLYYTRLAQRFINGLSALTGEGYLYEVDMRLRPHGKAGPLALPLEGFNSYYMNDAWTWELLALTRARPIVGDESLLVDVQKELQTIIGQDRDPQTLSTDLLDMQERIYAANSGVSIWALKHHPGGLMDLEFICQYLKLKDCHKHPDILVPNTIEALSKLKEKDLIERSDADTLIDAMSFYLNLQGLIRLSLKDRIVTDEIPAALKDALAEAGNVESFEELNVKVEKTEQAVTRIFRKLIGEKPAEA is encoded by the coding sequence ATGTCTGCTGACAAAAATTTCGCTTTCTTCTCTGAAATCGTGAGTCTTCCGAACGCAGCCCATGAAGAGCAACTGTCACTTGGCCTCGAAAACTGGGCTGAAAAGGCCGCATCCGATCCAGAACTTGATATGTTCGCACAACAATTGGGCAAGAGTGTGGAAGGGTCAGCGCTTCTTGCGGCGCTCTTTGGAAACAGCCCTTTCCTCAGTCAGTGCCTGATTAAAGAGGCCAACTTCTTCAAATTGCTGATAACGGAGGGAAGCGAAGCTGCCTATACCGCAATCTTTGAACGGATAGATGCTGAAGCCTCAGCAGATGTTGATGAAGTGACCATCATGAGTGTTCTGAGATCCGCAAAACGCCAGATCGCGTTACTGACTGCCATATGTGATATTGGTGGGGCCTGGCCACTCCCCCAAATCACAAAAACACTCTCTGATTTTGCAAGCGAAGCCGTCAATCGCTGTGTCGGTCATTTGCTCTTTAAGGCTCATGAAAAGGGCGAGCTTTCTTTGCCATTTCCAGAAGAGCCTACCCGCGACTGTGGCCTGATCATTCTTGGAATGGGAAAACTCGGAGCGTATGAGCTTAACTATTCCAGTGACATTGACCTGATCGTGCTGTTTGACCGAGACAAGGTTAATTACACCGGCCGCAAGTTCATGGAGGACTTCTTTCTGCGCCTGACCAAATCCATGATCCGGATGATGCAGGAAAGAACAAAAGACGGATACGTCTTTCGAACGGACTTACGGCTAAGACCGGATCCAGGTGCAACGCCGCTTGCGCTCCCTCTTGCAGCTGCGCATACCTATTATGAAAGTCAGGGTCAAAACTGGGAGCGGGCCGCCATGATCAAAGCCCGCCCGATTGCTGGTGACCTGATGGCTGGTAAGGAATTTATCGAATTTCTCAGACCTTTTGTCTGGCGAAAATTTCTCGATTTCGCAGCGATTGCCGATATTCAGGCAATCAAGAGCCAGATCCATACCCATAAGGGCTTTGGTGAGATTTGCCTGGATGGGCACAATATCAAGATCGGTCGTGGGGGCATCCGGGAAATCGAGTTTTTCTGTCAGACACAACAGCTTATCGAAGGTGGACGGGATCTGGACTTAAGAACCGCCGGCACTCAAGCAACGCTCGATGCGCTTGTCGACACGGGAAAAACGCAACCAGAGGTACGGGACGACCTGCAAAAGGCTTATGTGTTTTTGCGAACCCTTGAGCATCGCCTGCAGATGATCAATGATGAACAGACCCAACTCCTGCCGAGTGAGCCAGATGAGTTGAATGCCCTTGGCATCTTTATGGGATATAGCGACCCAGCAGAGTTTCGCAGCGAGTTGGAGCAAACCCTCAACACGGTGAAAGGTCACTATGACCGCCTCTTCCAGTTTGAAAAAAATGAGGAGCGAACCGTTGGACGACTGGTCTTTACAGGATCAGAAAATGATCCGGAAACGTTAAACTCCCTTGCAGAGCTTGGCTATCAGGACACGGAAAGCATCTGTCAGCTGGTTCGCGAATGGCATCACGGACGTTATCGGGCCACCCGTACCGTTCGCGCACAACAATTGCTGACCGCGCTCATGCCGACAATCCTTGAAGAGCTGTCCCGCACAGCAAACCCGGATGCCGCCTTCACCCGTTTTGACAGTTTCCTCCGAAAACTCCCTGCTGGCGTTCAGCTCTTCTCCCTGTTTACGGCACATCCGAGCCTGCTAAAACTTGTTGCCAAAATTATGGGTATGGCCCCTGAACTTGCGGATCGGCTTGCTGGGAACCCGCTGCTGCTGGACGGCGTACTCTCCAGCGATTTTATGGGACCTATCCCAAGTCGAGAAGAGCTGGAGGAAGAACTGGATCAACTGCTGGCAACAGCGAGGGATTTTCAGGATGTACTGGATATCAGCCGGCGCTGGCTGAACGATCTGAAATTTCAGGTGGGCGTGCAGATCCTTGATAATATAGACCATGGCAATCCACTTGGCCCGACGACAAATGCAGGAAATGGCTTAACCCTGATTGCCGAAGTGGTGATGAGCCGACTGCTGCCCAAGGTCGAAAAGGAGCTAAGTGACAAACACGGGAGCGTTCCCGGAGGTCGCTTTGCAGTTATCGCAGCGGGCAAACTGGGCAGCCAGGAAATGACCCCAAGATCAGATGCGGACTTGATTTTCGTTTATGATCTTGAGCAGGAAGATGTGGAAACAACTGGCGCCAAGCCGATCTCCCCAGGCCTTTATTATACGCGCCTTGCCCAGCGCTTTATCAACGGCCTTAGCGCCCTGACCGGCGAGGGGTATCTCTATGAAGTGGACATGCGATTGCGTCCGCATGGAAAAGCCGGACCACTTGCCCTGCCCCTTGAAGGGTTCAACAGCTATTACATGAACGACGCTTGGACATGGGAGCTATTGGCTCTGACCCGGGCGCGACCGATCGTTGGCGATGAAAGTCTTCTTGTCGATGTACAAAAAGAACTGCAGACGATCATAGGCCAAGACCGAGATCCGCAGACGCTTTCAACTGACCTCCTCGATATGCAGGAGCGGATTTATGCGGCGAATTCCGGGGTTTCCATTTGGGCCTTAAAACATCATCCGGGCGGGTTGATGGACCTTGAATTTATCTGTCAGTATCTGAAGCTCAAAGACTGTCACAAACACCCTGATATTCTGGTGCCCAACACAATAGAGGCTTTATCAAAGCTTAAAGAGAAAGATCTCATCGAAAGAAGTGATGCAGATACTCTGATTGACGCCATGAGTTTTTATCTGAACCTGCAAGGACTGATCCGACTGTCCCTCAAAGATCGTATTGTCACCGACGAAATTCCGGCGGCCCTTAAAGACGCTTTAGCGGAGGCCGGGAATGTGGAGAGTTTTGAGGAGCTTAATGTCAAGGTCGAGAAAACGGAACAAGCCGTTACCAGGATTTTTAGAAAGCTTATTGGTGAAAAACCTGCTGAAGCCTGA